One region of Vanessa cardui chromosome 20, ilVanCard2.1, whole genome shotgun sequence genomic DNA includes:
- the LOC124538594 gene encoding nephrin-like, whose protein sequence is MELIGVAWGKSGVCMQCLVILVALSTMGRGLVETEEFMSDLDLPIPTAHVAGVVGKKAALPCDTQPLSSDDGAAMVLWFKEADWEPLYSYDIRGRTPSQPKLWSSPSGFGSRAYFRATAVPAILLLDNVSTADTGIYRCRVDFRNSPTRNLRVNFTVITPPNRPVIIDAKTRDHTRLLEPYDEGETLELLCEVHGGDPRPSLIWYLENTVIDDSYELQNGGVTVNNLTFPSIGRQHLNARLICQASNTNLAPPQAKLLILDINLRPLTVQILNKNRQLSADRSYEVECKTSGSRPEAQVSWWKGFKPLRKKAKNFSDTNSTTSILTFVPEAEDHDNQLICRAENPRVANSVIEDSWRLNIHYVPIATLKMGSNLNPNHIKEGDDVYFECNVQSNPKANRLAWYKDSQEIQHNASSGIILSDQSLVLQSVNRTASGDYSCLAHNSEGSASSNPFSLQVRYVPTCKLPEVSQVLGALKTEMIQLSCIVDSNPEPSNFEWTISRAGDQSEIPPSLYRIKGKTSVLNYTPVEDRDFGTISCVATNSVGRQETPCIYNLVAAGRPTALQNCSVLNQSEDSLQVDCLEGFDGGLPQVFILEVLELPSKIVHANITSNFTPSFELLGLDKGMSYALNLYAANAKGRSEVVALYTIAVQSPDKYTGAGSPFNLSPLITSLVAMLALLSAVACAIIIAVYRRQFIRRHVKQPPSTNALYSDDSVESFPKKDNPPTYTASPKVDYNSQYELKMDVEMDDDPDIIPVQFDKKPIDDYCKSKLGMDDAMKSNQAVAVANNGHISFVNRGVTARSVDISASRHEVVTASRRVRESCI, encoded by the exons TTCCTACAGCTCACGTAGCCGGTGTGGTGGGGAAGAAAGCAGCTCTACCATGCGACACACAGCCATTATCATCTGATGACGGGGCTGCAATGGTGCTATGGTTTAAAGAAGCGGACTGGGAACCATTATACAG CTATGATATCAGAGGTCGAACACCGAGCCAGCCGAAGCTGTGGTCTTCCCCGAGCGGCTTCGGGTCTCGGGCGTATTTTCGTGCCACTGCCGTGCCAGCGATCCTGCTTCTAGATAACGTCAGCACCGCAGACACTGGGATTTATCGCTGCAGAGTTGACTTTAGGAACTCTCCAACTAGAAATTTAAGGGTCAACTTTACTGTTATTA CTCCACCGAACCGACCAGTCATAATAGACGCGAAGACCAGGGATCACACGCGGCTGCTGGAACCTTACGATGAGGGCGAAACTCTGGAGTTACTCTGCGAAGTTCATGGAG gcGATCCTCGTCCGAGTTTGATATGGTATTTAGAGAATACAGTAATCGATGACTCTTATGAACTACAAAATGGCGGCGTCACGGTAAATAACCTGACGTTCCCGAGCATCGGTCGGCAGCATCTCAACGCGAGGCTCATCTGTCAGGCATCGAACACCAACCTCGCGCCGCCACAAGCCAAGCTTCTGATATTAGATATAAATC TAAGGCCGCTCACCGTCCAGATATTGAACAAGAACAGACAGCTCTCAGCAGACCGAAGCTATGAGGTGGAGTGCAAGACATCTGGATCGAGACCAGAAGCCCAAGTCTCTTGGTGGAAAGGTTTCAAGCCATTGAGGAAAAAGGCTAAGAAT TTTTCTGATACTAATTCAACGACGAGCATCCTGACGTTTGTTCCTGAAGCTGAAGATCATGACAATCAACTGATCTGCCGAGCTGAGAATCCTCGAGTCGCCAATTCCGTTATAGAAGATAGCTGGCGATTAAATATACACT atGTACCAATAGCGACTCTCAAAATGGGTTCGAATTTAAACCCTAATCACATAAAGGAGGGAGACGACGTCTACTTTGAATGCAACGTGCAGTCCAACCCCAAAGCGAACAGACTAGCTTGGTATAAAGAC TCACAAGAGATCCAACACAACGCCAGTTCAGGAATCATTCTTAGCGATCAAAGCCTTGTTCTGCAAAGCGTGAACAGAACAGCATCAGGCGATTACAGCTGTCTCGCCCACAATAGCGAAGGCAGCGCTTCGAGTAACCCCTTCTCTTTACAAGTTAGAT ATGTGCCCACATGCAAACTGCCAGAAGTTAGTCAAGTATTGGGTGCACTGAAAACGGAAATGATACAGTTATCTTGCATTGTTGACTCCAATCCTGAACCTTCTAACTTTGAGTGGACTATCAGCAGAGCTGGTGACCAGAGCGAAATACCTCCAAG cTTATATAGGATAAAAGGTAAAACATCCGTGTTAAATTATACTCCAGTTGAAGACAGAGATTTCGGTACGATATCCTGCGTAGCCACTAATTCCGTTGGAAGGCAGGAGACACCTTGTATCTACAACCTCGTTGCTGCTG GTCGACCTACGGCGCTACAAAATTGTAGCGTGTTAAATCAAAGTGAAGATAGTTTGCAAGTGGATTGCTTGGAAGGCTTTGACGGAGGTCTCCCACAAGTGTTTATTCTTGAAGTACTTGAGTTACCGTCCAAAATT GTCCATGCGAACATAACTTCAAACTTCACTCCTAGCTTCGAACTGTTAGGGTTGGACAAAGGAATGAGTTATGCCCTCAATTTGTATGCAGCGAATGCGAAGGGTAGAAGCGAAGTGGTAGCCCTATACACGATCGCTGTCCAGTCGCCAGATAAATATACAG GAGCCGGCAGCCCGTTTAACCTCTCTCCATTGATCACGTCACTTGTAGCAATGTTAGCGCTTCTCAGCGCTGTGGCGTGCGCTATTATCATAGCGGTGTATCGTAGACAGTTTATTAGGCGACATGTGAAGCAACCTCCATCTAC GAACGCTTTGTACTCGGACGACAGTGTGGAATCCTTCCCTAAGAAAGATAATCCGCCGACGTACACCGCTTCCCCGAAGGTTGACTACAACAGCCAATACGAGCTGAAGATGGACGTGGAAATGGACGACGATCCTGACATTATACCCGTCCAATTTG acAAAAAACCAATCGATGATTATTGTAAATCAAAGTTGGGAATGGACGATGCGATGAAAAGCAACCAAGCCGTTGCTGTAGCAAACAATGGG CACATATCATTCGTGAACCGAGGAGTGACAGCGAGGAGCGTTGACATCTCCGCCTCGAGGCATGAAGTCGTCACTGCCTCGAGGCGAGTGCGTGAATCCTGCATATAG